One Moorella sp. E308F genomic region harbors:
- a CDS encoding DUF2294 domain-containing protein, whose translation MTRKGQLEDDISKALMKFEKEYLGRGPQEVKTFIIEDQIFIRLKGVLTPAEQHLAHSHEGKILIKKVRTQLLEDSRPLLEKMIQEFTGQKVISLHTDISTVTGERILVFTLEANLEALVD comes from the coding sequence ATGACCCGTAAAGGGCAGCTTGAAGATGATATCAGTAAAGCATTAATGAAATTTGAAAAGGAATATCTGGGCCGGGGACCCCAGGAAGTTAAAACCTTTATCATTGAAGACCAGATCTTTATCCGTCTCAAGGGAGTTTTAACTCCGGCCGAACAACACCTGGCTCATAGCCATGAAGGTAAAATTTTGATTAAGAAAGTACGTACTCAGTTGTTGGAGGATTCCCGTCCGTTATTAGAAAAAATGATCCAGGAATTCACCGGTCAGAAGGTAATAAGTTTGCATACTGATATTAGCACCGTCACAGGAGAAAGGATTCTGGTTTTTACCCTTGAGGCTAATCTTGAAGCCCTAGTTGATTAA
- a CDS encoding HAD family hydrolase, giving the protein MYHIRAVTFDAYGTLFNIEGLHAKATELILQANSFPADPVAFHQEWDKFADKLIMAGPFSKLWVVFDQALDMTFRQFGFRGRRVPNDLEIWLRMIENCQVYTAAPVVVEAVGRQFRTALISNTDNHELSIALMRHGLKFDAIVTSEDARAYKPSPVIFQQAAELLKCNPEEIIHVGDSFIADVVGAKGFGATAVWLNRKRAKLQNQPVQPDYIVECLEEVLDIIGDLVN; this is encoded by the coding sequence ATGTATCATATACGTGCTGTAACTTTTGACGCCTATGGAACGCTTTTCAATATCGAGGGTCTGCATGCTAAAGCCACAGAACTAATATTACAAGCCAACTCTTTTCCGGCCGACCCTGTAGCTTTTCACCAGGAGTGGGATAAGTTTGCTGATAAACTAATCATGGCGGGGCCTTTCTCTAAGCTCTGGGTGGTTTTTGATCAAGCATTGGATATGACCTTCAGGCAATTCGGCTTTCGTGGGAGGCGAGTTCCCAATGACCTGGAAATATGGTTGCGAATGATAGAAAACTGTCAGGTTTATACCGCTGCTCCTGTAGTAGTTGAGGCTGTGGGCCGTCAATTCAGGACGGCTTTGATTTCCAACACTGACAATCACGAGTTATCTATAGCTTTAATGAGACACGGACTAAAATTCGATGCCATTGTGACTTCAGAAGACGCCAGAGCTTACAAGCCCTCGCCTGTGATTTTCCAGCAGGCGGCTGAGCTTTTAAAGTGTAATCCGGAAGAGATCATTCATGTAGGGGATTCTTTCATTGCCGATGTTGTAGGCGCCAAGGGCTTTGGAGCTACTGCCGTATGGTTGAACCGTAAAAGGGCCAAACTTCAAAATCAGCCTGTACAGCCTGATTATATAGTTGAATGTCTAGAGGAAGTTCTGGACATTATAGGTGACCTGGTAAACTAA